One stretch of Pomacea canaliculata isolate SZHN2017 linkage group LG1, ASM307304v1, whole genome shotgun sequence DNA includes these proteins:
- the LOC112574458 gene encoding malignant fibrous histiocytoma-amplified sequence 1 homolog yields MAAEALEQYFVDEGDGERRILMVPEGAYKGWLPRVLYSYSLEILHLPFLRLLSFPVGGTSLGKLISLRTFHAVGNHLQRLPTSFGECSCIVDLDLSFNSFTEIPQPIFGLTRLEKLDMSHNDITEVSEKIGQLANLQELNLAGNILNNFPVEIAKCRRIQKLDLSGKFHPRGEIKIFPEGITYLNDLEDLNLSWQQIENIPSEFGNLRRLNRLNLKGNHLVHISPEISKCIRLKNVNLAGALRLCSVIPSALFCLEDLEYLNLSDNFFTEIPDEVCGLRHLTYLIIQRNAILRLPERLFQLNRLHLLELSENYLEEIPAAIGNMRRLTCLGLDKNRLTTLPPEICQVTSLERLLLGHNRLNSLPEDIYKLTNLKELGLENNQLTELPLLLDRLSGLAEKGGCLSLYGNSLRIPPQQICDLGPIPLYLFLKELRVCEARHRRKMILIGAVKAGKTSLRHALTLGYSRLTEEHERTWVLERHLWEPESRLRVQILDFGGHHIYQAAHHMFLTPDALHVLVFDLSRYRTETFEDLIGNWLDTIMERAPGATIILVGTHSDLCSKDELEERCADVIRCIRREEDAKLEELKDEIKRAQKLLEVPEARTRATGTFGDIGVERLHEKFTYLEKKLNTRSKVPSEVFVVSCAEGLTGVDELRNHLVTTMKQCEERLLPESWYRFLSEIQSVEDHVLEVEKAQGIFNEVMAAVRQSMISMGGSAELSLHMVLKYLHTTGEIVWYYENPRLKGIIFHRPETLIEMLRVVFRHDFESALTFDPSLGREAGLIQERFQMLKEDFVRRGLMTYELLYYSLLHFHLSPDALKTFIYLMLMFDLCYEVERGNDPSLVNASRILEFPWFFPVEPPRDLAERWPKKIPNNTFELRFEVEFPRKGPPYFFEKLSVKLQPLVTDRINWKNGVLARKNRSLLLVTQEYLEAREKTLVTVAARCTSELQELWWLLKQTRNIIMHLLLDWPFAQYKMDLICTHCLLRGYDDTFRFPAEVMELSPPRQHYVAPWCRKRKEDNIPVCFVYPLDMDYQEDLDKHMREAVDFLHSCLDTVDGLQSGILSDPFLIFIATSLGFNWQLVMLQLGLKQERVEQIQMDHPRSYNQILNALQDWREAPANINSSDMTAGGDGESNEHRKLRQLLSVLNSMDRQDLVDSICERFHVSVDDMR; encoded by the exons ATGGCAGCAGAGGCACTGGAGCAGTATTTTGTGGATGAGGGTGATGGGGAGAGACGAATTCTAATGGTGCCAGAAGGAGCATATAAGGGATGGCTGCCAAGAGTTCTGTACTCATACTCACTGGAGATTCTACACTTGCCATTTTTGCGACTGCTGAGTTTCCCAGTTGGGGGAACATCTCTCGGGAAACTAATCTCTCTCCGCACATTCCATGCAGTGGGAAACCACTTACAACGTTTGCCAACCAGCTTTGGGGAATGCTCTTGTATTGTCGATCTTGATCTTTCATTTAACTCTTTCACTGAAATCCCCCAACCTATCTTTGGCCTAACCAGGTTAGAAAAGCTGGACATGAGTCACAATGATATTACAGAGGTGTCAGAGAAAATTGGTCAACTGGCCAATTTGCAGGAGTTGAACCTGGCAGGCAATATTCTAAATAATTTTCCTGTTGAGATTGCTAAGTGTCGTCGAATCCAAAAGTTGGATCTCTCTGGAAAATTTCACCCAAGAGGTGAGATAAAGATCTTTCCAGAAGGCATCACATACCTTAATGATTTAGAAGACCTTAATCTCAGCTGGCAGCAGATAGAAAACATCCCCAGTGAATTTGGGAATCTTCGGCGGCTAAACAGGCTCAATCTGAAAGGAAATCACCTAGTTCATATATCACCTGAAATATCAAAGTGCATAAGACTGAAGAATGTAAACTTGGCTGGAGCATTGCGACTGTGCTCGGTGATTCCCTCAGCCTTATTCTGTCTAGAAGATTTGGAATACCTAAATCTTAGTGACAACTTCTTCACAGAAATTCCAGATGAAGTGTGTGGACTTCGTCACCTGACATACCTCATCATTCAGCGCAATGCTATACTGCGACTGCCAGAAAGATTGTTCCAGCTTAATCGCCTACACTTGCTTGAACTGAGTGAAAACTACCTGGAGGAGATTCCAGCTGCAATTGGAAACATGAGGCGCCTGACCTGCCTAGGTCTGGACAAAAATAGATTGACAACATTGCCTCCAGAAATATGTCAGGTGACTTCTCTGGAGAGACTACTGCTAGGTCACAACCGATTGAACAGCTTACCAGAAGACATTTATAAACTTACAAATCTTAAAGAACTGGGGCTTGAGAATAACCAGCTGACTGAGCTGCCTCTTTTACTGGATCGTCTTAGTGGTCTTGCAGAAAAGGGGGGGTGCCTTTCATTATATGGCAATAGTCTTCGCATACCTCCACAGCAAATCTGTGACCTAGGACCCATTCCTTTGTATCTCTTCTTAAAAGAGCTGAGAGTTTGTGAGGCACGGCATCGTAGAAAGATGATTCTAATTGGAGCAGTCAAGGCAGGTAAAACCAGTCTGCGGCATGCACTTACACTTGGCTACTCTCGCCTAACAGAAGAGCACGAGCGAACTTGGGTACTAGAGCGTCATCTTTGGGAGCCAGAGTCCCGACTAAGGGTGCAGATTTTAGATTTTGGTGGACACCACATTTATCAGGCTGCCCATCACATGTTCCTTACACCTGATGCCCTTCATGTGCTGGTGTTTGACCTCAGCCGATATCGAACAGAAACGTTTGAGGATTTGATTGGCAACTGGCTGGACACCATCATGGAGCGTGCCCCAGGTGCCACAATCATTCTTGTTGGAACTCATTCAGATCTTTGCAGTAAAGATGAGCTTGAAGAACGCTGTGCTGATGTTATACGTTGCATCAGAAGGGAGGAGGATGCCAAGCTGGAAGAACTGAAGGATGAGATTAAGCGTGCTCAGAAACTGCTAGAAGTTCCTGAGGCCAGGACACGAGCCACTGGTACATTTGGTGACATTGGTGTGGAACGTCTACATGAGAAGTTCACTTACCTTGAGAAGAAGTTAAACACAAGATCAAAAGTCCCCTCTGAAGTATTTGTTGTCAGCTGTGCTGAAGGACTGACTGGAGTTGATGAACTGCGAAACCATCTTGTGACCACCATGAAGCAGTGCGAGGAGCGTCTGCTGCCGGAGTCTTGGTACAGATTTTTGTCTGAGATACAGAGTGTGGAAGATCATGTCTTGGAGGTGGAGAAGGCTCAGGGCATTTTCAATGAGGTGATGGCTGCTGTCAGGCAGTCTATGATTAGCATGGGGGGATCAGCTGAGCTCAGTCTCCACATGGTGCTGAAATACCTGCACACCACAGGTGAGATTGTGTGGTACTATGAAAACCCTCGCTTGAAAGGAATCATCTTCCACCGCCCAGAGACGCTCATTGAGATGCTTAGGGTTGTTTTTCGCCATGACTTTGAAAGTGCTTTGACTTTTGACCCTAGCTTAGGCAGGGAAGCTGGATTGATACAAGAGAGGTTCCAGATGTTGAAGGAAGACTTTGTGCGGCGTGGTCTTATGACATACGAACTTCTTTACTACTCTCTGCTGCATTTTCATTTGTCTCCTGATGCATTGAAGACTTTCATTTACCTCATGCTCATGTTTGATTTGTGCTACGAAGTGGAGAGGGGAAATGACCCATCCTTGGTGAATGCTTCTCGAATTCTGGAGTTTCCCTGGTTCTTTCCAGTAGAACCTCCAAGGGATCTTGCCGAAAGATGGCCCAAGAAAATCCCCAACAACACTTTTGAGTTACGTTTTGAGGTGGAATTTCCTCGCAAGGGACCACCTTACTTCTTTGAAAAGCTGTCAGTGAAGCTGCAGCCACTTGTGACAGACCGCATCAACTGGAAAAACGGAGTGCTGGCACGAAAGAATCGTTCCTTGCTGCTGGTTACCCAAGAGTACCTGGAAGCCAGAGAGAAGACGCTGGTAACTGTGGCTGCCAGGTGCACATCTGAGCTGCAAGAGCTTTGGTGGCTGCTGAAGCAGACACgaaacatcatcatgcacctACTTCTAGATTGGCCCTTTGCGCAGTACAAAATGGACCTCATCTGCACCCACTGTCTTTTGCGTGGTTATGATGACACATTTCGTTTCCCTGCGGAAGTGATGGAGTTGTCCCCACCCCGGCAGCACTATGTGGCTCCTTGGTGTCGCAAGCGTAAGGAAGACAACATCCCAGTCTGCTTTGTTTATCCTCTGGATATGG ATTATCAGGAGGATCTAGATAAACATATGAGAGAAGCAGTAGACTTCCTACACTCCTGTCTAGACACAGTGGATGGTCTGCAGTCAG GCATACTGTCGGACccttttctcatctttattGCCACTAGCCTGGGATTTAATTGGCAGCTGGTGATGCTGCAGCTGGGCCTCAAGCAGGAGAGGGTTGAGCAGATCCAGATGGACCACCCCAGATCCTACAATCAGATCTTAAATGCTCTACAGGACTGGCGGGAAGCCCCAGCCAACATCAATAGCAGCGACATGACTGCTGGTGGGGATGGAGAAAGCAATGAGCACCGCAAACTCAGGCAGCTACTGTCTGTTTTAAACAGCATGGATCGTCAGGATTTGGTAGACTCAATCTGTGAACGATTTCATGTATCAGTTGATGACATGAGGTAG
- the LOC112558078 gene encoding inositol oxygenase-like, whose amino-acid sequence MSAGVEVVQAYTPIVLTDPSEYRPEVKDTSKFRDFRIHNTPAHVVRTYDAMHTYQTLAFVKDRLEHWGRLDHDHLTVMEALEKLNNLVDESDPDIDLPNSYHAFQTAEGIRKNHPDKEWLQVTGLIHDIGKLMALWGEPQWAVVGDTYPVGCAPDPCIVFGVESFHKNPDMKDKKLNTRLGIYEENCGLDKVYMSWGHDEYLYLVLRANNHSLPEEALAIVRFHSFYPWHTGEAYKYLCNNKDSEMLVWVKEFNQYDLYTKAPEMPDTEALYDYYEGLLRKYLPGKLRW is encoded by the coding sequence ATGTCAGCGGGAGTTGAAGTTGTGCAAGCCTACACCCCCATCGTGCTGACCGACCCGTCCGAGTATAGGCCCGAGGTCAAGGACACATCCAAGTTCCGCGACTTCCGCATTCACAACACGCCGGCCCACGTGGTGCGGACGTATGATGCGATGCACACTTACCAGACCCTAGCCTTCGTCAAGGACCGCCTGGAGCACTGGGGGCGTCTGGACCACGACCACCTCACCGTCATGGAGGCCTTGGAAAAGCTCAATAACTTGGTGGATGAGAGCGACCCAGATATCGATCTGCCCAACTCCTACCACGCCTTCCAGACGGCGGAAGGAATACGCAAAAATCACCCAGACAAAGAGTGGCTGCAAGTGACCGGCCTAATCCACGACATCGGCAAGCTGATGGCACTGTGGGGAGAACCGCAGTGGGCGGTGGTGGGCGACACCTACCCTGTAGGCTGTGCACCCGACCCTTGCATAGTCTTCGGGGTGGAGAGCTTCCACAAAAACCCCGACATGAAGGACAAGAAGCTAAACACGCGGCTGGGGATATACGAGGAAAACTGCGGTCTGGACAAGGTGTACATGTCCTGGGGTCACGACGAATATCTGTACCTCGTCCTCCGCGCCAACAACCACAGCCTTCCGGAGGAAGCTCTGGCCATCGTGCGCTTCCACTCCTTTTATCCGTGGCACACGGGGGAAGCATATAAGTACCTGTGCAACAACAAGGACTCTGAGATGCTCGTTTGGGTCAAGGAGTTCAATCAGTATGACCTGTACACCAAGGCCCCCGAGATGCCGGATACAGAGGCTCTGTATGATTACTACGAAGGTTTGCTGAGGAAATACTTACCTGGCAAACTTCGATGGTAA